TGTCGCCAGGCACCTGGCACTCCCATCAGAACCACCACGCCGCCGGCAGCGACCGCCCCGGAACCATGCGCAGCGCTGCACGCGGAGGGCGCGATGGAGCCGTTGAATTTAACGCGCCTGCAGCGCCGCGGCGGCACCGGCGAGCGTTGCCGTGTCGTTGCTCAGCCACGCCGTCGGCACGCGTTCCAGCGCCCGGCTCATCCGGCCCTTGCTCGCGAACTGGCTGCGAAAGCCGCCGGTGTTGAGGATCGGCAGCATCTCCCCAAGCATCGGCTCGACCAGGAAGACGCCGTCCCAGGCGCCGCAGGTGAGCACGGCATTGCCGACGAAATTGCCGAGGATCGCCGCGAACAGCTTGGCGGCGCGGGCGGCGAGCGGATCGGTGCAGGATGCGGCCGAGGCGATGATCCGGTTCGACGCCGGCGACTCCGCGACCGGACGCCCGCTCTGCTCCGCGAGAATGGCATAGATGTTCTCGAGCCCCGGGCGCGACAGCATGCGCTCGAACGAGACGTGGCCGAAGCGGCGGCGGAGCGCCGTCAGCATCGCCTCTTCCTCGCCATTTTGCGGCGCGAAGCTGGCATGGCCGCCTTCGCTCTCGATCACGATGATCCGGCCGTCCTCGCGCACCGACAATATCGCCATGCCG
The nucleotide sequence above comes from Sphingosinicella sp. BN140058. Encoded proteins:
- a CDS encoding glucokinase; this translates as MEQQLVGAIDGDNVAFALTRGNERARIEEVRRFPTSAFPTFTDALQSYTKGLGLRPDGVGFCLAVAGVSRGDVITLPNCRWFVSVSGLKAFLRTDPLIINDFAATAWAVPSADVTQLVRIGAVPAKPARAGGTYLIVGTGSGLGMAILSVREDGRIIVIESEGGHASFAPQNGEEEAMLTALRRRFGHVSFERMLSRPGLENIYAILAEQSGRPVAESPASNRIIASAASCTDPLAARAAKLFAAILGNFVGNAVLTCGAWDGVFLVEPMLGEMLPILNTGGFRSQFASKGRMSRALERVPTAWLSNDTATLAGAAAALQAR